A single window of Flavobacterium aestivum DNA harbors:
- a CDS encoding ZIP family metal transporter: MLNAFLWGLLATSSLVIGGLISSNFNLSKNAIGIIMGFGAGTLISAISYELIFDALKIGKGTGFPAYGFFVGAFTFYFSDKLISKMGARKSSSVDASQNSQLIIPMVLAIILDGIPESIVIGLGLFEGGTISLAMLAAVFISNLPEAIAGSSGMKSDGWSKHKITLLWLFIALICSFASVAGFSLFATTSEKWLSFIQAFAGGAILMMLANSMIPEAYEHGGKNAGVATVLGFFLSVSTIILENS, encoded by the coding sequence ATGCTAAACGCTTTTCTTTGGGGGTTATTAGCTACTTCTTCCTTAGTAATTGGGGGATTAATCTCTTCTAATTTTAACTTGAGTAAGAATGCCATAGGTATTATTATGGGATTTGGAGCTGGGACATTAATTTCGGCTATTTCCTATGAGCTCATTTTTGATGCATTAAAAATTGGTAAAGGAACCGGATTCCCGGCTTATGGTTTTTTCGTAGGAGCTTTTACGTTTTATTTCAGTGATAAGTTAATTTCAAAAATGGGGGCTAGAAAATCCTCTTCTGTTGATGCATCCCAGAATTCGCAATTAATCATTCCTATGGTACTCGCCATTATCCTTGACGGAATCCCTGAATCTATTGTAATTGGTTTGGGACTGTTTGAAGGAGGAACAATCAGTTTAGCCATGCTGGCGGCTGTTTTTATATCCAACTTACCCGAAGCCATTGCGGGATCATCAGGTATGAAAAGTGATGGGTGGAGTAAACATAAAATTACACTCTTATGGCTTTTTATTGCTTTGATATGTTCCTTCGCTTCAGTTGCTGGATTCAGTTTATTTGCTACTACTTCTGAGAAATGGTTATCTTTCATTCAAGCATTTGCTGGTGGTGCCATACTTATGATGTTGGCCAATTCTATGATTCCTGAAGCTTATGAACACGGAGGAAAAAATGCAGGTGTAGCAACCGTTTTAGGATTTTTTCTTTCTGTATCTACCATTATACTTGAGAATTCATAA
- a CDS encoding PAS domain-containing hybrid sensor histidine kinase/response regulator yields the protein MKGTILSVEELLQKTKNLELELHKLKKKEDSIVNFEFFTRETSDFICVTDFNADFKKFNPAFINKLGYSKKELLQHSYLKYIHPDDIAKTNEALRKLLEGTTSVNFENRILKKNGEYFLIQWTTIVNPSKKLIYAIGRDITEIKKIQEKLIASENLLNDAQKIAKIGSWEFNLITNDLIWSDELFRIFEIPKGLEENLYTNYLSRFTAEDKEILNNKISESIASKVPYEIIHKVILPKKKFKWVYGTGVPIANKNGDIIALRGIAQDITEKKRIEDEILAKEKEMAAIKEKKREQESNAKFRNYVENAPDGVFVTNEKGYFLEVNPAATQITGFSKTRLLKMSLQDLTSPASVQDIISNLETLLQKGALNVIMPFVHKNQTIRSWSIDAVKLSETQVLLFVKDVTEGIQIVESLKKKEERFRILVENAPEALVVIDMEELKFVTVSESALALFKMTEKELLQLSPLDLSPKYQPNGLLSAVLAEKNFSEAVAGGKPSFEWIHVDSEGKPLFCDVRLVRLPDENKTLIRASIIDITERKSAEERLKESELFLKETQIIGQLGTYSINMATGKWIYTELVNSIFGIDSSYELNTEKWLSIIHPTWRKKMIDYIVDEVVGKKQQFNKEYKIIRVSDKEERWVHALGTLKWDKNNQPQVIVGAIRDITELKLMEMELIRAKEKAEENEKDLLIKYIEYEEINEKLKQTNAALIKAKLQAEEASKAKSNFLSNMSHEIRTPLNGIVGFTDLLMKTNLEKNQLEYMSTINVSANSLMEIINDILDFSKIESGKLDLYIEQTDLYDLLHQVIDLFKHQANLKNIDLTLNMCGEVPQYIYADSIRLKQILVNLISNALKFTSFGYIRLDVDLIKMSKKDKATIKFSIKDSGIGIQQYNQKKIFHSFVQEDNATSKKFGGTGLGLAISNLLLGLMDSSLQLKSKYGDGSDFFFVIKFKKAKSIRDSLVELNNNSMHREVKELKNPNVLKVLIVEDNKINLFLAKTLIKRIIPNVIIFEAKDGNEGVEQFETHSPDLILMDVQMPIKNGYEATLEIRKEQKNKNIPIIALTAGIMVGEKDKCLEYGMNDYVSKPIVESDLEAIIHKWLPEQ from the coding sequence ATGAAAGGAACTATACTATCTGTCGAAGAATTACTTCAAAAAACAAAAAATCTTGAGTTAGAGCTCCATAAATTGAAAAAGAAAGAAGATTCAATTGTTAATTTTGAATTTTTCACTCGGGAAACATCAGATTTCATTTGTGTTACTGATTTTAATGCCGATTTCAAAAAATTTAACCCCGCTTTTATTAATAAATTAGGATACTCTAAAAAAGAATTACTACAGCATAGTTATCTAAAATACATTCATCCAGACGATATTGCCAAGACAAATGAAGCCTTGAGAAAGCTTTTAGAAGGAACTACCTCTGTCAATTTTGAAAACAGAATCTTAAAGAAAAATGGTGAATATTTTTTGATACAATGGACTACAATTGTCAATCCTTCCAAGAAACTCATTTATGCAATAGGAAGAGATATTACCGAAATAAAAAAAATTCAAGAAAAACTAATTGCTAGTGAGAACTTATTAAATGATGCCCAGAAAATAGCCAAAATTGGTAGTTGGGAATTTAATTTGATTACCAATGATTTGATTTGGTCTGATGAATTATTTCGGATTTTTGAAATCCCAAAAGGATTAGAAGAGAATTTGTACACTAATTATTTAAGCCGTTTTACTGCCGAGGATAAAGAAATTCTAAACAATAAGATAAGTGAATCCATTGCCAGTAAAGTGCCTTATGAAATCATACATAAAGTAATTTTGCCCAAGAAAAAGTTTAAATGGGTATATGGAACCGGTGTTCCTATAGCAAATAAAAATGGAGATATTATTGCCTTAAGGGGAATTGCCCAAGATATAACTGAAAAAAAACGAATTGAAGATGAAATTCTAGCCAAAGAAAAAGAAATGGCTGCAATTAAGGAGAAAAAGCGTGAGCAAGAAAGTAATGCTAAGTTTAGGAATTATGTAGAGAATGCTCCGGATGGAGTTTTTGTGACTAATGAAAAAGGATATTTTCTCGAAGTAAATCCAGCAGCAACACAAATCACCGGTTTTTCTAAAACTAGATTGCTAAAAATGTCACTCCAAGATTTGACCTCTCCAGCATCAGTACAGGATATAATTTCTAATTTAGAAACGCTTTTGCAAAAGGGAGCCTTAAATGTTATCATGCCTTTTGTTCATAAAAATCAAACTATTCGCAGTTGGTCTATCGATGCCGTTAAACTTTCGGAGACACAAGTGCTTTTGTTTGTAAAAGATGTGACAGAAGGAATTCAAATAGTAGAATCATTAAAAAAGAAAGAAGAACGTTTTCGAATTTTGGTAGAAAATGCTCCAGAAGCTCTTGTGGTAATAGATATGGAGGAGCTAAAATTTGTAACTGTCAGCGAAAGTGCATTGGCTTTGTTCAAAATGACAGAAAAAGAACTTTTGCAATTAAGTCCCTTAGATTTAAGTCCAAAATACCAACCCAATGGTCTTTTATCGGCAGTACTGGCAGAGAAAAATTTTTCGGAAGCTGTGGCAGGAGGGAAGCCTTCCTTTGAATGGATTCATGTAGACAGTGAAGGGAAACCTCTTTTTTGTGATGTGCGATTAGTGCGATTACCAGATGAAAATAAAACGCTAATTAGAGCGAGTATTATAGACATCACAGAGCGGAAAAGCGCCGAAGAACGATTGAAAGAAAGTGAACTTTTTTTGAAAGAAACCCAAATCATTGGACAATTGGGAACTTATAGCATCAATATGGCTACCGGTAAATGGATCTATACCGAATTAGTTAACTCCATTTTCGGGATTGATTCCAGTTATGAATTAAACACAGAAAAGTGGCTTTCAATAATTCACCCTACTTGGCGCAAAAAAATGATTGATTATATCGTGGATGAAGTTGTAGGGAAGAAGCAGCAGTTCAACAAGGAATATAAAATAATTAGGGTTAGTGATAAAGAGGAACGTTGGGTTCATGCATTAGGCACTTTAAAATGGGATAAAAATAATCAACCTCAGGTCATTGTAGGGGCTATTCGGGATATTACTGAGCTTAAGCTTATGGAAATGGAATTGATTAGGGCAAAAGAGAAAGCAGAAGAAAACGAAAAAGATTTACTCATAAAATATATAGAATACGAAGAAATCAATGAGAAACTTAAACAAACCAATGCAGCATTAATAAAAGCAAAACTACAAGCCGAGGAAGCGAGCAAAGCAAAGTCTAATTTCTTATCTAATATGAGTCATGAGATAAGAACCCCATTAAACGGAATAGTTGGTTTTACTGATTTGCTGATGAAAACAAATCTTGAAAAAAATCAATTAGAGTATATGTCAACCATTAATGTATCTGCCAATTCATTGATGGAAATTATTAATGATATTCTCGATTTTTCTAAAATTGAATCTGGAAAATTAGACTTGTATATCGAACAAACTGATTTGTATGATCTTTTGCATCAGGTAATAGACTTGTTTAAACATCAGGCCAATTTAAAGAATATAGATTTAACCTTAAATATGTGTGGTGAAGTCCCGCAATATATTTACGCAGACTCAATTCGATTGAAACAAATATTAGTAAACTTAATTAGCAACGCTTTAAAGTTTACTTCATTTGGTTACATTCGGTTAGATGTCGATTTAATAAAAATGAGTAAAAAAGATAAAGCTACCATTAAGTTCTCGATTAAAGATTCTGGTATAGGAATACAGCAATACAACCAAAAGAAAATTTTTCACTCTTTTGTGCAAGAAGATAATGCTACTTCTAAAAAGTTTGGAGGAACAGGATTAGGGTTAGCAATATCTAATCTGTTGTTAGGGCTAATGGATAGTAGTTTGCAATTAAAAAGCAAATACGGTGACGGTAGCGATTTTTTCTTTGTTATTAAGTTTAAAAAAGCAAAATCAATAAGAGATTCCCTTGTGGAGCTAAATAATAATAGCATGCATAGAGAAGTTAAGGAGTTGAAGAATCCAAATGTTTTAAAGGTTTTAATAGTCGAAGACAATAAAATCAATTTGTTTTTGGCTAAAACGTTGATTAAAAGAATTATTCCCAATGTTATTATTTTTGAAGCCAAAGATGGAAATGAAGGAGTTGAACAATTCGAAACCCATAGCCCGGATTTGATTTTAATGGATGTTCAAATGCCCATAAAAAATGGATATGAAGCAACATTAGAAATTAGAAAAGAACAAAAGAATAAAAATATTCCCATAATAGCATTAACAGCAGGAATTATGGTTGGGGAGAAAGATAAATGCTTAGAATATGGAATGAATGATTATGTTTCTAAACCTATTGTAGAATCAGATTTAGAAGCAATCATACATAAATGGCTGCCTGAACAATGA
- a CDS encoding PAS domain-containing protein — MKKAKSELTYVELLEKVKEQEIKINELISEKSSITNFEFFVNESPDLVCIADSSAYYKAVNPAFTKILGYSKEELLSRPFLDFVHPEDLEKTFAEVQFLTNNNPTVDFENRYITKKGDLVHLQWKANLNSSNNLIYAIARDITETKKTQEKLLASQKSLNEAQRIAKIGSWDFNLFTQELNWSDELYEIFEIENKSNNPNLYAEYLSRFTPEDAEQLNINVGNTISNNVPYEMEHQIILDDQKTKWVFCTGVPITDDKNKVIALKGVVQDITQKKQIDETIMAKEKAEAANKAKSDFLANMSHEIRTPLNGIVGFTDLLLKMNFDEDQLKYLNTVNESANTLMDIINNILDFSKIESGKLELDFEEINLHELSHQIINLFKYEANYKKIDLIINIDKDVPQFIIGDSIRLKQILLNLLSNAMKFTFSGYIKLNVNQVEEKDGFSKIKFSVKDTGIGIKIKNQKKIFQSFVQADSTTTRKYGGTGLGLAISNQLLGLKKSKLKLDSTYGEGSEFFFTIEFEKVHKKPEQFPFIPETNVKSKKNSSKKHPNLKILIAEDNKINMLLAKTLIKNLFAECTIIEATNGYEAVQKVQMTIPDIVLMDIQMPILNGYNASLEIRKLNEFNHIPIIALTAGVLSGEKERCIEHGMSDYIAKPITQSELEETVFKWLKES, encoded by the coding sequence ATGAAAAAGGCAAAATCGGAACTGACTTATGTTGAGTTACTTGAAAAAGTAAAAGAACAAGAAATAAAAATCAATGAATTGATTTCTGAGAAAAGTTCAATTACGAATTTTGAATTTTTTGTAAATGAATCTCCTGATTTGGTATGTATTGCTGATTCAAGCGCCTACTACAAAGCGGTAAACCCCGCTTTTACAAAAATTTTGGGCTATTCAAAAGAAGAATTACTGTCTAGACCATTTCTTGATTTTGTCCATCCTGAAGATTTAGAAAAAACATTTGCTGAAGTGCAGTTTTTGACCAATAATAATCCTACTGTAGATTTCGAGAATCGTTACATTACCAAAAAAGGGGACTTGGTTCATTTGCAATGGAAAGCCAATTTGAATTCATCCAATAATTTGATATATGCTATTGCAAGGGATATAACTGAAACCAAAAAAACACAGGAAAAATTATTGGCTAGTCAGAAATCACTAAATGAAGCACAAAGAATAGCCAAAATAGGAAGTTGGGATTTTAATCTATTTACACAGGAATTAAATTGGTCCGATGAATTGTATGAAATTTTCGAGATCGAAAATAAATCCAATAATCCGAATCTTTATGCTGAATATTTATCTCGATTTACACCTGAGGATGCTGAACAGTTAAATATAAATGTTGGAAATACTATATCGAATAATGTTCCTTATGAAATGGAACACCAAATAATTTTAGATGATCAAAAAACAAAATGGGTTTTTTGTACAGGAGTTCCAATTACAGATGATAAAAATAAAGTCATTGCTCTAAAAGGTGTTGTACAAGATATTACACAAAAGAAGCAAATAGACGAAACCATAATGGCTAAAGAAAAAGCAGAAGCAGCAAATAAGGCTAAATCTGATTTTTTGGCAAATATGAGCCATGAAATAAGAACACCATTAAATGGAATTGTAGGTTTTACTGATTTGTTATTGAAAATGAATTTTGATGAAGATCAATTGAAATACCTCAATACGGTAAATGAATCGGCAAATACATTAATGGATATTATCAATAATATTTTGGATTTTTCTAAAATTGAATCAGGTAAACTCGAATTGGATTTTGAAGAAATTAACCTCCATGAATTATCCCATCAAATTATCAATCTATTTAAATACGAGGCCAATTATAAAAAAATAGATTTAATAATTAATATTGATAAAGACGTACCGCAATTTATAATTGGAGATTCTATTCGGTTAAAGCAAATATTATTGAATTTGTTGAGTAATGCCATGAAGTTTACTTTTTCTGGGTATATCAAATTAAATGTTAATCAGGTCGAGGAAAAAGATGGTTTCTCAAAAATAAAATTCTCTGTAAAAGATACCGGAATTGGCATCAAAATAAAAAACCAGAAGAAAATATTTCAGTCATTTGTTCAGGCAGATAGTACAACGACTAGAAAATATGGAGGAACAGGTTTAGGATTGGCTATTTCGAATCAACTTTTGGGACTGAAAAAAAGTAAGCTAAAATTAGATAGCACTTATGGAGAAGGAAGTGAATTTTTCTTTACAATAGAATTCGAAAAAGTGCATAAGAAACCAGAGCAGTTTCCTTTTATTCCTGAAACAAATGTAAAAAGCAAAAAGAATAGCTCAAAAAAGCATCCCAACCTGAAAATTTTGATAGCCGAAGATAACAAGATTAATATGCTTTTGGCAAAAACACTCATCAAAAACTTGTTTGCAGAATGCACAATTATAGAAGCAACAAATGGCTATGAAGCGGTACAAAAAGTACAAATGACAATTCCAGATATCGTTTTGATGGATATACAAATGCCAATCCTTAACGGATATAATGCTTCTCTTGAAATCAGAAAATTAAATGAGTTCAATCATATACCTATAATCGCTTTAACGGCAGGAGTTTTAAGTGGCGAAAAAGAAAGATGTATAGAACACGGTATGTCTGATTATATAGCCAAGCCTATTACTCAATCAGAATTAGAGGAAACCGTATTTAAATGGTTGAAAGAATCATAG
- a CDS encoding tetratricopeptide repeat protein, translated as MLKKSSIAVAILLILFITFRVFIVDRCSSKDAEYSEVLSSNNAYVGDQSCKNCHTAEHHQWKQSDHYMSMLPPNDSTVKGDFNNVTFTADGVTSKFYKKGSKFFINTEGDDGKNHDFEVKYIFGYKPLQQYLVYFPGGRLQVPRLSWDVNQKKWFNQYAGQKIPSHDWLHWTGNSQNWNTMCASCHSTNLHKNYDTKTDTYKTSYSIINVSCESCHGAGQKHLEYINSSDYKSGDKVTGSFMKLSKNSGQLEQINTCAPCHARTTEISPNHIDSKEIMDNYIPQIPDTEFFHADGQVNDEDYIYTSFLQSKMYSKGVKCSNCHNPHSTKLKHIDNQTCVQCHNPKKYDTPKHTFHTPGSKGSLCVNCHMPGKLYMGNDLRHDHSFRVPRPDLSVKYGTPNACSNCHKDKSEKVLADAVIKWYGPNRKYHFADDLIPGSRLNTDSEAHLTRLINTKVTPNIIKATAAFYLGSITTPSSLDILISCLNHKDAQIRYRALRSLANFPPNEWINKVAPLLSDKVRAVRIAAADLFITIPKDQIPGQYVNAFEAANKELVSYLRYQTDFSVGNIMLADYYLKIQDYTNAESFYLKGLKKDNQINYAYLNLSSLYNTVGKNDASLEMLQRALKNDATNDRIYYNMALLYNEMNNKPAAEKSFIKAVELKSQNPRVYYNYGLMLNADKKFKEAEAILQKGIGINPSTPDLYYALTFVYIQAGNQTKAQQSAFQLKQLDPTNPNYQGLFKNLGI; from the coding sequence ATGCTCAAAAAGTCATCTATTGCCGTTGCAATTCTCCTCATTCTCTTTATTACTTTCAGGGTTTTTATTGTAGACCGTTGCAGCTCAAAAGATGCCGAATACTCCGAAGTTCTCTCTTCTAACAACGCTTATGTAGGAGATCAATCCTGCAAAAATTGCCATACCGCTGAGCATCATCAATGGAAACAATCTGATCATTATATGTCAATGCTTCCTCCCAATGATTCGACTGTAAAAGGGGATTTTAATAATGTAACATTCACCGCAGACGGTGTTACCAGTAAATTCTATAAAAAAGGATCAAAATTTTTTATTAATACCGAAGGTGATGATGGCAAAAACCACGACTTTGAAGTAAAATATATCTTTGGATACAAGCCCTTACAACAATATCTAGTTTATTTCCCTGGCGGAAGATTGCAAGTACCGCGCTTGAGTTGGGATGTCAATCAAAAAAAATGGTTCAATCAATATGCTGGTCAAAAAATACCCTCTCACGATTGGTTGCACTGGACCGGTAATTCCCAAAACTGGAATACAATGTGTGCTTCTTGCCATTCGACCAACTTGCACAAAAATTACGATACCAAAACCGATACTTATAAAACCAGTTACAGCATCATCAATGTAAGCTGTGAGAGTTGTCATGGTGCCGGACAAAAGCATTTAGAGTATATAAACAGTTCTGATTACAAATCGGGAGATAAAGTAACTGGCAGTTTTATGAAATTAAGCAAAAACTCCGGACAACTGGAACAAATCAATACTTGTGCTCCTTGCCATGCCCGTACTACCGAAATTAGTCCTAACCATATAGACAGTAAAGAAATCATGGACAACTACATTCCGCAAATTCCGGATACTGAGTTTTTTCATGCTGACGGACAAGTAAATGATGAAGATTATATTTATACTTCCTTTTTACAGAGCAAAATGTATAGTAAAGGCGTAAAATGCAGCAATTGCCACAATCCCCATAGTACCAAATTAAAACACATTGATAATCAAACGTGTGTGCAATGCCATAACCCTAAAAAATATGACACTCCAAAGCACACTTTTCATACTCCAGGCTCAAAAGGCTCATTGTGTGTAAACTGCCATATGCCCGGAAAATTATACATGGGGAATGATTTGCGTCATGACCACAGTTTTAGAGTGCCACGTCCTGATCTTTCAGTAAAATATGGCACCCCAAACGCGTGCAGTAACTGTCATAAAGACAAATCCGAAAAAGTACTGGCCGATGCGGTTATCAAATGGTATGGTCCTAATCGAAAATATCATTTTGCAGATGACCTGATTCCTGGAAGCAGATTGAATACCGACAGTGAAGCCCACCTTACTCGATTAATCAATACCAAAGTGACTCCGAACATTATAAAAGCTACGGCAGCTTTTTACTTAGGCAGTATTACAACTCCATCGAGTTTGGATATTTTAATATCTTGTCTAAACCATAAAGATGCACAAATACGATACAGAGCTTTACGCAGTTTGGCTAATTTCCCTCCTAATGAATGGATAAACAAAGTAGCTCCTTTGCTTTCAGACAAAGTAAGAGCCGTTCGTATTGCCGCTGCCGATTTATTTATTACAATTCCTAAAGATCAAATTCCGGGGCAATACGTCAATGCTTTTGAAGCTGCGAACAAAGAATTGGTTAGTTATCTTCGTTATCAAACCGATTTTTCGGTTGGTAATATTATGCTTGCTGATTATTATCTAAAAATACAGGATTATACCAACGCAGAGTCTTTCTATCTCAAAGGACTCAAAAAAGACAATCAAATCAATTATGCCTATCTTAATTTATCTTCGTTGTATAATACTGTTGGAAAGAATGATGCTTCTTTAGAAATGCTTCAACGTGCTTTAAAAAACGATGCAACCAATGATCGTATTTATTATAATATGGCTCTGCTTTACAATGAAATGAACAACAAACCTGCAGCCGAAAAATCATTTATCAAAGCTGTTGAGTTAAAATCTCAAAATCCAAGAGTGTATTACAATTATGGTTTGATGCTGAATGCCGATAAGAAATTCAAGGAAGCCGAGGCCATTTTACAAAAAGGAATAGGAATTAACCCTTCTACACCCGATCTTTATTATGCACTAACTTTTGTTTATATTCAAGCTGGAAACCAAACAAAAGCACAACAAAGTGCTTTTCAATTAAAACAATTAGATCCTACTAATCCTAATTATCAGGGGTTATTTAAAAATTTAGGGATATAG